A window of the Citrus sinensis cultivar Valencia sweet orange chromosome 9, DVS_A1.0, whole genome shotgun sequence genome harbors these coding sequences:
- the LOC127899890 gene encoding L10-interacting MYB domain-containing protein-like, producing MKAQSDANTLVILCDLCISEVEAGHCPGTHFTIVGWESLVANFIKATGKEYTKRHLKNKWDALKSDWKLWKDLVGKETGLGWNPILKTIDAVMYLKASKFRKGGIDKELEGKLDRMFMNTAATESMLGHLQLVSFYLKVVNS from the exons ATGAAGGCACAGTCGGATGCAAATACTCTAGTTATATTATGTGATTTGTGTATTTCGGAAGTAGAGGCGGGACATTGCCCTGGAACTCATTTTACTATTGTTGGATGGGAAAGCTTAGTTGCAAATTTCATTAAGGCAACTGGAAAAGAGTATACTAAAAgacatttgaaaaataagtggGATGCCCTTAAAAGTGATTGGAAACTATGGAAAGATCTTGTGGGGAAAGAAACTGGTCTAGGATGGAATCCCATATTAAAGACTATTGATGCAGTG ATGTATCTCAAGGCAAGCAAGTTTCGTAAAGGAGGCATTGATAAAGAATTAGAAGGGAAGTTGGACAGAATGTTCATGAACACTGCAGCCACTGAGAGCATGCTTGGGCACCTTCAGCTGGTGTCTTTCTATCTGAAAGTCGTGAACAGTTAG